One genomic segment of Kocuria rhizophila DC2201 includes these proteins:
- a CDS encoding glycosyltransferase has product MRSLVVTAWFPDTQTPSRTPFVLEHCRSLQEAGHDVAVVHVVIGRLSGPTTQEVYEGVPVTRVPLNVVDPRSYAEVAATIAAGLRRADVLHTMAFSAVLFAAAPWLLRRKPWVHTEHWNGVVNPASVGPWWQRLAWLRHALKLPHAVTGVTDELCREMARFSRPGATHVIPCVVENPHPAAPFPAAPPLRLVGVGALIERKQPVLALETIAELVRRGVDVHYTLIGNGPLMETLQVMARTLGIADRVELTGPISPTEIAERLAAAHVFFLPSSQENFFTAVAEAIAAGRPAAVPLSGGFDDYCTAANSVLTDTWDVPALADAVQLAWDRFHDADPAAIASTVRSRFSRAEVGAQFSRLYRSVAHRIR; this is encoded by the coding sequence GTGCGTTCCCTCGTCGTCACCGCCTGGTTCCCCGATACGCAAACCCCCAGCAGGACCCCGTTCGTACTGGAGCACTGCCGGTCCCTCCAGGAAGCAGGGCACGACGTCGCAGTGGTGCATGTGGTCATCGGACGCCTCAGCGGGCCCACCACACAGGAGGTGTACGAGGGCGTCCCCGTGACCAGGGTGCCCCTTAACGTCGTGGATCCTCGCAGCTACGCCGAGGTCGCGGCGACCATTGCGGCTGGTCTCCGGCGTGCGGACGTGCTGCACACCATGGCGTTCTCCGCCGTGCTCTTCGCCGCGGCACCGTGGCTCCTGCGTCGCAAGCCGTGGGTGCACACCGAGCACTGGAACGGTGTGGTCAATCCGGCCAGCGTGGGGCCCTGGTGGCAGCGCCTGGCATGGCTGCGGCACGCACTGAAACTGCCCCACGCCGTGACCGGGGTGACGGACGAGCTGTGCCGGGAAATGGCTCGGTTCTCACGGCCGGGTGCCACCCATGTGATTCCCTGCGTCGTGGAGAATCCTCATCCCGCCGCCCCGTTCCCGGCTGCTCCACCTCTGCGACTCGTGGGCGTGGGGGCACTGATCGAGCGCAAGCAACCCGTCTTGGCGCTGGAAACCATTGCAGAGCTGGTGCGGCGGGGAGTGGACGTGCACTACACGCTGATCGGCAACGGTCCTCTCATGGAGACACTGCAGGTCATGGCCCGCACTCTGGGCATCGCGGACCGCGTGGAGCTCACGGGGCCGATTTCCCCGACAGAGATCGCCGAACGCCTCGCTGCCGCCCACGTGTTCTTCCTGCCCAGCTCGCAGGAGAACTTCTTCACGGCAGTCGCGGAGGCCATCGCGGCAGGACGCCCTGCTGCCGTCCCCCTGAGTGGGGGGTTCGACGACTACTGCACGGCCGCCAACTCGGTCCTCACGGACACCTGGGACGTCCCGGCCCTTGCCGACGCCGTGCAGCTCGCCTGGGACCGGTTCCACGACGCCGACCCGGCAGCTATCGCGAGCACCGTGCGATCGCGGTTCTCCCGCGCCGAGGTGGGCGCCCAGTTCTCACGGCTCTACCGGAGCGTGGCCCACCGGATCCGCTGA
- a CDS encoding RecQ family ATP-dependent DNA helicase, with product MTETAPSTDLRSRALEHLRALTGNPAADFHPGQFEAVSALVQDHRRALVVQRTGWGKSAVYFLSALLMRAQGYGPTLIISPLLALMRDQVSAARRAGVRAAAISSANPTEWAEISQALDRGEIDVLLVSPERLNNPRFRDEQLPQLVQRLGLLVVDEAHCISDWGHDFRPDYRRIKDMLGRLPESVAVLATTATANERVIEDVREQLGVGSGYSGEVFMLRGPLSRASLRLGVLRLPSTAARLAWLLEHLEQLPGSGIIYALTIGAAEDTARALTDAGHRVASYTGRTDAAEREELETALKDNQVKALVATSALGMGFDKPDLGFVVHLGAPSSPVAYYQQVGRAGRATDSADVLLLPGAEDREIWEYFATASMPTEAKATAVLTALAEQGGPLSVAALEPRVNIKRSPLELLLKVLAVDGAVERVGGGWQATGRPWHYDAARYERVARARADEQQAMLDYQVTDECRMQFLTRRLDDPTGEPCGRCDVCAGPWYPTGVASAASDAADAALHRAGVPVEPRAQWPTGMDRLGIPVKGKIPETERAERGRAVARLTDLGWGGRLREVFHADAEGRPVDTEVTADLGRAALTVLAQWDWQQRPTAVVAMPSLSRPRLVGTLARGIASAGHLPFWGALDLNPDVPRGSHGGNSAYRLAEVWDRFMVPAELTQTLASSPRAVVLLVDDLVDSRWSLTVAARELRQAGAEAVLPFALAAQG from the coding sequence ATGACCGAGACCGCGCCGTCCACCGACCTCCGCTCCCGCGCCCTGGAGCACCTGCGGGCGCTCACGGGCAATCCCGCGGCGGACTTCCACCCGGGCCAGTTCGAGGCCGTCTCGGCGCTCGTGCAGGACCACCGCAGGGCCCTCGTGGTCCAGCGCACCGGGTGGGGCAAGTCCGCCGTCTACTTCCTCTCCGCGCTGCTCATGCGCGCCCAGGGATACGGCCCCACCCTGATCATCTCCCCGCTGCTCGCACTGATGCGGGACCAGGTCTCGGCGGCCCGGCGTGCGGGGGTGCGCGCCGCGGCCATCTCGTCCGCGAACCCCACCGAGTGGGCGGAGATCTCCCAGGCCCTGGACCGCGGCGAGATCGACGTGCTGCTGGTCTCGCCCGAGCGGCTCAACAACCCCCGGTTCCGGGACGAGCAGCTGCCCCAGCTCGTGCAGCGGCTGGGTCTGCTGGTGGTGGATGAGGCGCACTGCATCTCGGACTGGGGCCACGACTTCCGGCCGGACTACCGCCGGATCAAGGACATGCTCGGGCGGCTTCCGGAGTCCGTGGCCGTGCTGGCCACCACCGCCACCGCGAACGAGCGCGTCATCGAGGACGTCCGCGAGCAGCTCGGTGTCGGCTCGGGATACTCCGGGGAGGTCTTCATGCTCCGGGGCCCGCTCTCCCGGGCGTCCCTGCGGCTGGGCGTGCTGCGCCTGCCCTCCACCGCGGCCCGGCTCGCGTGGCTGCTGGAGCACCTGGAGCAGCTGCCCGGCAGCGGGATCATCTACGCGCTGACCATCGGCGCCGCCGAGGACACCGCACGGGCGCTCACGGACGCGGGGCACCGGGTGGCGTCCTACACCGGCCGCACCGACGCCGCCGAGCGCGAGGAGCTCGAGACGGCACTGAAGGACAACCAGGTCAAGGCGCTCGTGGCCACGTCCGCGCTCGGGATGGGTTTCGACAAGCCGGACCTCGGCTTCGTGGTGCACCTCGGCGCGCCCTCCTCGCCCGTGGCGTACTACCAGCAGGTGGGGCGTGCGGGGCGTGCCACGGACAGTGCGGACGTCCTGCTCCTGCCCGGAGCGGAGGACCGCGAGATCTGGGAGTACTTCGCCACCGCCTCCATGCCCACGGAGGCCAAGGCCACTGCGGTGCTCACCGCGCTCGCCGAACAGGGCGGCCCCCTCTCCGTGGCGGCACTGGAGCCCCGGGTCAACATTAAGCGCTCCCCGCTGGAGCTGCTGCTCAAGGTTCTCGCGGTGGACGGTGCCGTGGAACGGGTGGGTGGTGGCTGGCAGGCCACCGGCCGGCCCTGGCACTACGACGCCGCCCGGTACGAGCGGGTGGCCAGGGCGCGGGCGGACGAGCAGCAGGCGATGCTGGACTACCAGGTCACGGACGAGTGCCGCATGCAGTTCCTGACCCGCCGGCTCGACGACCCCACGGGGGAGCCCTGCGGCCGCTGCGACGTGTGCGCGGGGCCGTGGTACCCCACGGGTGTCGCGTCCGCGGCCTCGGACGCCGCGGATGCCGCCCTGCACCGCGCGGGGGTGCCCGTGGAGCCCCGCGCGCAGTGGCCCACGGGCATGGACCGGCTCGGGATCCCGGTCAAGGGCAAGATCCCCGAGACCGAGCGAGCGGAACGCGGCCGGGCCGTTGCCCGTCTGACCGATCTCGGGTGGGGCGGTCGGCTCCGGGAGGTGTTCCACGCGGACGCGGAGGGTCGGCCGGTGGACACGGAGGTCACCGCGGACCTGGGGCGGGCGGCCCTGACCGTACTGGCCCAGTGGGACTGGCAGCAGCGCCCCACCGCGGTGGTGGCCATGCCCTCGCTCTCACGGCCCCGGCTGGTGGGCACCCTGGCCCGCGGCATCGCCTCGGCGGGGCACCTTCCGTTCTGGGGTGCACTGGACCTGAACCCGGATGTCCCCCGGGGGTCGCACGGCGGCAACAGCGCGTACCGGCTCGCGGAGGTGTGGGACCGCTTCATGGTCCCGGCGGAGCTCACGCAGACACTGGCGAGCTCCCCGCGTGCCGTGGTGCTGCTGGTGGACGATCTCGTGGACAGCCGGTGGAGCCTCACCGTGGCGGCGCGGGAGCTGCGGCAGGCCGGTGCCGAGGCGGTGCTGCCCTTCGCGCTGGCCGCGCAGGGGTGA
- a CDS encoding glycosyltransferase, with protein MPARPVTQVVPVSLAYPDGMVNPVDAPLVEIVIPVHSLARPLSRAVASALLAGPGAGPGQCRVTVVAHHLSVEQARGMLTEDQRAAVSVIECEDRGTTAAVPRNEALRRCTARYISFLDSDDTLDPGSVTRWLGIGERRGSDLVIPFQHHDSGRVDITPITRPFRSARLDPVKDRLGYRSSAFGLVRMAAVHRSGATFDEAVRTGEDQSFVMALYTGCSRIDYAPGLPGYLVHGDADVRVSQQPLPLREEVAAAVDLTAHAWFAKTPGELRASHILKYIRVNFFPAVHGLAAGGVWDTEHAAEARAVTGELLAHAPHVADRLSRLDRRVLDLLQRPVAGAEVEAALAARRRFVTPGALLTTDPRWLLDRQSPLRVIGASGLQTIRYKLGLRAPRRRG; from the coding sequence GTGCCCGCCCGGCCCGTCACTCAGGTCGTGCCCGTCTCCCTGGCCTATCCTGACGGCATGGTCAACCCCGTCGATGCACCGCTCGTGGAGATCGTCATCCCTGTGCACTCCCTTGCACGCCCCCTGTCGAGGGCGGTGGCGTCAGCGTTGCTCGCGGGCCCGGGCGCCGGGCCGGGTCAGTGCCGTGTGACGGTCGTGGCGCACCACCTGTCCGTGGAGCAGGCCCGCGGGATGCTGACCGAGGACCAGCGCGCAGCGGTCTCGGTAATCGAGTGCGAGGACCGGGGCACCACGGCGGCCGTGCCCCGCAACGAGGCGCTGCGGCGGTGCACCGCCCGCTACATCTCTTTCCTGGACAGCGATGACACCCTGGATCCCGGTTCTGTCACGCGATGGCTGGGCATCGGCGAACGCCGGGGCAGCGATCTGGTGATCCCGTTCCAGCACCACGACTCCGGGCGGGTGGACATCACACCCATCACCCGGCCCTTCCGCTCCGCCCGGCTGGACCCGGTGAAGGACAGGCTGGGGTACCGCAGTTCCGCTTTCGGGCTCGTGCGGATGGCCGCTGTTCACAGGAGCGGAGCCACTTTCGACGAGGCAGTGCGTACGGGCGAGGACCAGTCGTTCGTCATGGCCCTCTACACAGGGTGTTCACGCATTGACTACGCGCCCGGCCTCCCGGGCTACCTGGTCCACGGCGACGCGGACGTTCGGGTGTCGCAGCAACCCCTCCCCCTGCGGGAGGAGGTCGCAGCGGCCGTGGATCTGACGGCCCACGCCTGGTTCGCCAAAACCCCGGGCGAGCTGAGAGCGTCGCACATCCTCAAGTACATCCGAGTGAACTTCTTCCCAGCCGTGCACGGCCTGGCGGCGGGCGGAGTGTGGGACACGGAGCATGCTGCAGAGGCTCGGGCCGTGACCGGAGAACTACTGGCGCACGCGCCGCACGTGGCGGACCGGTTGTCACGCCTGGACCGCCGTGTCCTCGATCTTCTGCAACGGCCCGTGGCGGGGGCTGAGGTGGAGGCCGCTCTTGCGGCGCGACGTCGTTTCGTGACACCGGGCGCGCTGCTCACGACAGATCCGCGCTGGCTCCTCGACCGGCAGAGTCCCCTGCGAGTGATAGGGGCGAGTGGGTTGCAGACGATCCGCTACAAGCTCGGCCTGCGAGCCCCGCGACGCAGGGGCTGA
- a CDS encoding SRPBCC family protein: MTVTRTGPARPADVWAHYEQLDLWSTWAPHLTRVRSDVRTLRPGAEGTVTAVGLIPVPFWVLTVQPSLWRWSWRVRLGPVALLLEHDVAPAAGGGCRAGITVHGPAPVLLAYRPLMSWALRRLVRVTTPG; the protein is encoded by the coding sequence ATGACCGTGACGCGCACCGGCCCGGCCCGCCCCGCGGACGTCTGGGCGCACTACGAGCAGCTCGACCTGTGGAGCACGTGGGCACCCCACCTCACGCGTGTCCGCTCCGACGTCCGGACGCTGCGGCCCGGCGCGGAGGGCACGGTGACGGCGGTGGGCCTGATTCCCGTGCCGTTCTGGGTGCTCACGGTGCAGCCCTCGCTGTGGCGCTGGTCCTGGCGGGTGCGCCTGGGTCCCGTGGCCCTCCTGCTGGAGCACGACGTCGCTCCGGCCGCGGGCGGCGGCTGCCGCGCGGGCATCACGGTGCACGGCCCGGCACCCGTGCTGCTGGCCTACCGCCCCCTCATGTCCTGGGCGCTGCGGCGGCTCGTGCGGGTGACCACCCCCGGGTGA
- a CDS encoding inorganic phosphate transporter: MTDVLAFAGVVLTLIFTVVNGFHDASNAVALPVRFNALTPRVALWLGAVFNMMGALLVGLVLNRMITFEIPVPLGLVGAVALICALVTAIGWDLITWWWRMPASSTAAIGGAVVGALLGARAVDLHGHELALGPYFSWNVLVPMLVSPLIAFALAFVLVIPLVHMVQHQAPGRVNFRAGVVQATGAAAIHFGHGIQHARRALWILVVLLLIAGSGISRQSIPLWLSALVGLCLAVGTLMGGWRISYTLSSRVVSLDPLRGAIAQTVSGALLFVGAFLSPIPLSSSQTSTAAILGAGSAQKFRTVYHATLVRVVATWLFTVPVCGLVSAVLFLAVSPLLPAP; this comes from the coding sequence ATGACCGACGTGCTGGCCTTCGCGGGCGTGGTCCTCACGCTGATCTTCACCGTGGTCAACGGCTTCCACGACGCCTCCAACGCGGTGGCCCTGCCCGTGCGCTTCAACGCGCTCACACCGCGCGTGGCCCTGTGGCTGGGCGCGGTGTTCAACATGATGGGTGCGCTGCTGGTGGGCCTCGTGCTGAACCGCATGATCACGTTCGAGATCCCCGTGCCCCTCGGCCTCGTGGGTGCGGTGGCGCTGATCTGCGCGCTTGTCACGGCCATCGGCTGGGACCTGATCACGTGGTGGTGGCGGATGCCGGCGTCCTCCACCGCGGCCATCGGCGGCGCCGTGGTAGGGGCCCTGCTCGGCGCCCGCGCGGTGGACCTGCACGGCCACGAGCTCGCCCTGGGGCCCTACTTCTCCTGGAACGTGCTGGTCCCCATGCTCGTGTCCCCGCTGATCGCGTTCGCCCTCGCGTTCGTGCTGGTGATCCCCCTGGTCCACATGGTCCAGCACCAGGCCCCCGGCCGGGTGAACTTCCGCGCCGGGGTGGTGCAGGCCACGGGCGCGGCGGCCATCCACTTCGGCCACGGCATCCAGCACGCCCGGCGCGCCCTGTGGATCCTGGTGGTGCTGCTCCTGATCGCCGGCTCCGGCATCTCCCGCCAGAGCATCCCCCTGTGGCTCAGCGCGCTGGTGGGCCTGTGCCTCGCGGTCGGCACCCTCATGGGCGGCTGGCGGATCTCCTATACGCTCTCCTCCCGGGTGGTCTCCCTCGATCCGCTGCGCGGGGCGATCGCCCAGACCGTCTCGGGCGCGCTGCTGTTCGTGGGGGCGTTCCTCTCCCCCATCCCGCTGTCCAGCTCGCAGACCAGCACGGCCGCGATCCTGGGCGCAGGCTCGGCGCAGAAGTTCCGCACCGTCTACCACGCCACCCTGGTGCGCGTGGTGGCCACGTGGCTCTTCACCGTGCCGGTGTGCGGGCTGGTGTCCGCGGTGCTGTTCCTGGCCGTCTCCCCGCTGCTGCCCGCGCCCTGA
- the glsA gene encoding glutaminase A has translation MSTVPMSKLGPSPVTEYLRRVVEDLRSVEGGAVNTSIPELANADPATVGIAVATVDGALYQAGDTRHEFCLQSISKAFTYAQALTDRGADGVFEKIDVEPSGDAFNEISLQPETGRPSNSMINAGAIAATSLVRNTSHGTRMERILRLYSACAGRRLRINKNVQAQERRAGDRNRALGWLLTSRGIIDGDPTGALDDYFGQCAVMLNCVDLARMGATLAAGGRNPVTGERVLEPEVVSDVLSVMSTCGMYDDAGRWALRVGLPAKSGVSGGVIAVLPGQLAVAVFSPPLDRHGNSVRGVAACERLTQDLDLHFARTERNGHSTVRSEYTLAEAPSLVRRNEAASEVLEQHGEDARIIELQGDLRFAGAETAVRTVRDAARRSRYVLVDIRQVDDMARFVIPMLSRTAEQVESTGHHMVLIAEKSGEHTRGLEHPMTVFATRAEALTWAEERILEQFGDATCTPDNVHSTRSELLSTLAEEDVRRIRAHTESVEWDAGATLLRTGQKFSGVYMVTSGSVEVSRRSPQGDRVELEVIGPGMSFGEIALGTELRYLVTFTALTPVTAHRLSPEAIARIEEEDPALALRWWRAVSQQAMLRIEERWRQQAGETHTAD, from the coding sequence ATGAGCACCGTCCCCATGTCCAAGCTGGGCCCCTCCCCCGTGACCGAGTACCTGCGACGCGTGGTCGAGGACCTGCGCTCGGTGGAGGGCGGAGCGGTGAACACCTCCATCCCGGAGCTCGCGAACGCGGACCCGGCCACGGTCGGCATCGCCGTGGCCACCGTGGACGGCGCCCTCTACCAGGCGGGGGACACCAGGCACGAGTTCTGCCTCCAGTCCATCTCCAAGGCGTTCACGTACGCCCAGGCGCTCACGGACCGCGGTGCTGACGGGGTGTTCGAGAAGATCGACGTGGAGCCAAGCGGGGACGCGTTCAACGAGATCTCGCTGCAGCCCGAGACGGGGCGCCCGTCCAATTCCATGATCAACGCCGGCGCGATCGCCGCAACGTCCCTGGTGCGCAACACGTCCCACGGCACCCGCATGGAACGGATCCTGCGGCTCTACTCCGCATGCGCCGGGCGCCGGCTGCGGATCAACAAGAACGTGCAGGCCCAGGAGCGGCGGGCCGGGGACCGCAACCGCGCCCTCGGGTGGCTGCTGACCTCCCGTGGGATCATCGACGGGGACCCCACGGGCGCCCTGGACGACTACTTCGGCCAGTGCGCGGTGATGCTCAACTGCGTGGACCTCGCACGCATGGGTGCCACCCTGGCGGCCGGCGGGCGCAACCCCGTCACGGGTGAGCGGGTGCTGGAGCCCGAGGTGGTCTCCGATGTGCTGTCCGTGATGAGCACGTGCGGCATGTACGACGACGCCGGGCGATGGGCGCTGCGCGTGGGCCTGCCCGCCAAATCCGGGGTCAGCGGCGGCGTGATCGCGGTGCTCCCGGGTCAGCTCGCGGTGGCGGTGTTCTCCCCGCCCCTGGACCGGCACGGGAACTCGGTGCGCGGCGTGGCCGCGTGCGAGCGCCTGACCCAGGACCTGGACCTGCACTTCGCACGCACCGAGCGCAACGGCCACTCCACGGTGCGCTCCGAGTACACCCTCGCCGAGGCCCCCTCTCTGGTGCGCCGCAACGAGGCCGCCAGCGAGGTCCTGGAGCAGCACGGTGAGGACGCCCGGATCATCGAGCTGCAGGGGGACCTGCGGTTCGCGGGGGCGGAGACCGCCGTGCGCACGGTCCGCGACGCCGCCCGGCGCTCCCGGTACGTGCTCGTGGACATCCGGCAGGTCGACGACATGGCGCGGTTCGTGATCCCTATGCTCTCCCGCACCGCGGAACAGGTGGAGAGCACCGGGCACCACATGGTGCTGATCGCGGAGAAGAGCGGCGAGCACACGCGCGGGCTGGAGCACCCCATGACCGTGTTCGCCACGCGCGCCGAGGCCCTCACGTGGGCCGAGGAGCGGATCCTGGAGCAGTTCGGGGACGCCACCTGCACACCGGACAACGTGCACTCCACCCGCTCCGAGCTGCTGAGCACCCTGGCCGAGGAGGATGTCCGCCGCATCCGCGCCCACACGGAGTCCGTGGAGTGGGACGCCGGGGCCACCCTGCTGCGCACCGGGCAGAAGTTCAGCGGCGTGTACATGGTCACCTCCGGCAGCGTGGAGGTCTCCCGCCGCTCCCCCCAGGGCGACCGCGTGGAGCTCGAGGTGATCGGGCCCGGCATGAGCTTCGGGGAGATCGCCCTGGGTACCGAGCTGCGCTACCTCGTGACCTTCACTGCCCTCACCCCCGTGACCGCGCACCGGTTGTCGCCGGAGGCCATCGCGCGGATCGAGGAGGAGGACCCCGCACTCGCGCTGCGCTGGTGGCGCGCGGTCAGCCAGCAGGCCATGCTGCGTATCGAGGAGCGCTGGCGCCAGCAGGCCGGTGAGACGCACACGGCGGACTGA
- a CDS encoding lipopolysaccharide biosynthesis protein, whose product MTSSPAPSSPVRRWRGILFPPPNHENRDNPIGSSFALTVVAVFVQGLSRFGYSLLIGNILGSEVLGQVNLAISLALFLVLLWPQASGNAASKFIAMARGQQHRDEQLSVAVYTSRSAALATVILSVGAVVAATAFLHLPVSYALSAGLLVVALSAYNFVRGVRTGNNQFVTTAVWDCISSGVTLTLLLIVILGGFTPLLLLPLSVGYLLYAVPGWPRASGGPLPAGLKREINAFTAWAAVNILTASGLLQLSMMLGKHYDTPEAVGQYSAAVSIATPASMLSSSMLVALAPAVARMFTAGDHEGMRRQLDSVLRIMVLVFLPVFGIGILWAQPIIHLLYNARAEEFTQAAPLLVVLFFAVSATSFNASNSRLNGGENWGVRALAACNAVGLLLGVGTIVWWGPRLGIMAAALGYLVGCLVSSLGPLVIVWIHDRMAWRGLMLRVVAGYTVVLACLWWITTTPGIVATILATVAFLIVWCLISWRDLAPRVGELRRRLNRS is encoded by the coding sequence GTGACCTCTTCCCCCGCTCCCAGCTCTCCCGTGCGCAGATGGCGGGGCATTCTCTTCCCGCCGCCCAACCACGAGAACAGGGACAACCCGATCGGGTCCTCGTTCGCGCTGACGGTGGTGGCGGTCTTCGTACAGGGGCTGTCCCGCTTCGGCTACAGCCTGCTGATCGGCAACATCCTGGGCAGTGAGGTCCTCGGCCAGGTCAATCTGGCGATCTCCCTGGCCCTGTTCCTCGTCCTGCTGTGGCCACAGGCCTCGGGAAACGCCGCGTCCAAATTCATCGCCATGGCGCGCGGTCAGCAGCACCGGGACGAGCAGCTCTCCGTGGCGGTGTACACCTCCCGCTCTGCGGCCCTGGCCACCGTGATCCTGTCCGTGGGCGCGGTGGTGGCCGCAACCGCCTTCCTGCACCTGCCGGTGAGCTACGCGCTCTCAGCCGGTCTGCTGGTGGTGGCGCTGTCCGCGTACAACTTCGTGCGCGGGGTCCGGACTGGCAACAACCAGTTCGTGACCACCGCAGTGTGGGACTGCATCAGTTCCGGCGTCACCCTGACCCTGCTGCTCATCGTGATCCTGGGCGGTTTCACCCCGCTGCTGCTCCTGCCGTTGAGCGTGGGCTATCTGCTGTACGCGGTTCCCGGCTGGCCACGCGCCTCCGGCGGGCCGCTGCCCGCAGGACTCAAGCGGGAGATCAATGCCTTCACAGCATGGGCGGCCGTCAACATTCTCACCGCGTCCGGTCTGCTCCAACTGTCCATGATGCTCGGCAAGCACTATGACACACCTGAGGCCGTGGGTCAGTACTCTGCCGCGGTCAGCATTGCCACGCCGGCAAGCATGCTGTCCTCCTCCATGCTCGTGGCGCTGGCTCCCGCGGTGGCTCGCATGTTCACAGCAGGGGACCACGAGGGCATGCGACGTCAGCTCGACTCGGTCCTCCGGATCATGGTCCTGGTGTTCCTTCCCGTGTTCGGCATCGGCATTCTCTGGGCGCAGCCCATCATCCACCTCCTCTACAACGCCCGCGCGGAGGAGTTCACGCAGGCCGCCCCTCTCCTGGTCGTCCTGTTCTTCGCGGTGTCCGCCACGAGCTTCAACGCCTCCAACTCCCGGCTCAACGGGGGTGAGAACTGGGGTGTCCGCGCGCTGGCGGCATGCAACGCCGTGGGTCTTCTCCTGGGTGTTGGCACGATCGTGTGGTGGGGTCCCCGGTTGGGGATCATGGCTGCGGCCCTGGGATATCTCGTGGGGTGCCTCGTCAGCTCCCTGGGACCGCTGGTGATCGTGTGGATCCACGACCGCATGGCCTGGCGCGGGCTCATGCTCCGCGTGGTGGCGGGCTACACGGTGGTGCTGGCCTGCCTCTGGTGGATCACGACCACACCCGGAATCGTTGCCACGATCCTGGCAACCGTGGCCTTCCTGATCGTGTGGTGCCTCATCTCGTGGCGAGACCTCGCACCCCGGGTGGGCGAGCTGCGACGCCGGCTGAACCGCAGCTGA
- the pstB gene encoding phosphate ABC transporter ATP-binding protein PstB, whose translation MSKRIDVDHLNVYYGDFLAVQDVSMNIEPRSVTAFIGPSGCGKSTFLRTLNRMHEVIPGAYAEGKVLLDGDDLYGKGVDPVTVRSMVGMVFQRPNPFPTMSIRDNVLAGVKLNNKRISSSEADELVESSLRGANLWNEVKDRLGKPGSGLSGGQQQRLCIARAIAVKPDVILMDEPCSALDPISTLAIEDLINEIKTDYTVVIVTHNMQQASRVSDKTAFFNIEGTGKPGRLIEYAPTSEIFNTPRKKETEDYVSGRFG comes from the coding sequence ATGTCGAAGCGCATCGACGTCGACCACCTCAACGTCTACTACGGGGACTTCCTGGCGGTCCAGGACGTCAGCATGAACATCGAGCCCCGCTCCGTGACGGCCTTCATCGGGCCGTCCGGCTGCGGCAAGTCCACGTTCCTGCGGACGCTCAACCGCATGCACGAGGTCATCCCCGGGGCCTACGCCGAGGGCAAGGTGCTGCTGGACGGGGACGACCTCTACGGCAAGGGCGTGGACCCGGTGACCGTCCGGTCCATGGTGGGCATGGTCTTCCAGCGGCCCAACCCGTTCCCCACCATGTCCATCCGGGACAACGTGCTCGCTGGGGTCAAGCTGAACAACAAGCGGATCTCGAGCAGCGAGGCCGATGAGCTCGTGGAGAGTTCCCTGCGCGGCGCCAACCTCTGGAACGAGGTCAAGGACCGCCTGGGCAAGCCCGGTTCCGGGCTCTCCGGCGGTCAGCAGCAGCGCCTGTGCATTGCCCGCGCGATCGCCGTGAAGCCGGACGTGATCCTCATGGACGAGCCCTGCTCCGCCCTGGACCCCATCTCCACCCTGGCCATCGAGGACCTCATCAACGAGATCAAGACCGACTACACGGTGGTCATCGTCACGCACAACATGCAGCAGGCGTCGCGTGTCTCGGACAAGACGGCGTTCTTCAACATCGAGGGCACCGGCAAGCCCGGCCGACTCATCGAGTACGCGCCCACCTCGGAGATCTTCAACACCCCGCGGAAGAAGGAGACCGAGGACTACGTCTCGGGCCGCTTCGGCTGA